GTCTCCGAGACCGATCGCACGCTGGCCCGGGAGCTGAACGTCGGCGTCCTCGGCGTCGAGCGGGACGGGTCGGTGGCGACGCTCGAGGTCCCGCGGGTCGTCGGCGGGCGGACGACGACGGAGGCGACGGCGATCCGGTTCCAGGCGAGCGCGCAGGGCGTCGCCGACAGATCGTTCGGCCTGAACCACCCGAAGAACTACCTGGGGTATCCGATCGCCCACTACGCCGACGGCGACACCGCGACCCTGCTCTCGCGGTACGACGTCGTCGGCGCCGTCGACGACGCCCGGAAGGGCGCCGCGTTCCTGGGCCTGATCGAGGACGCACCGGGCGGGATCGAGCTCACTCCCCTCGGGAAGGAGGTCGTCCGGTTCGCGAAGCGGACCGCTGGATCGGTCGAGGGGGCCCTTGCGACGTTTGCCGACTGGTACCGCTCACGGAAACGGTTCGTCGAGCTGGCGCCCGCGTGGGGGGAGCTCGCCCGTCGGGTCGTGTTCGCGTACCCGGCCACGGAGCTGCTCGTCACCGAACTGCAGGCGCTCCACCGGGACGGGCTCCGGGAGCCGTCGCTCGTCGAGTTCCTTGAGTACCTCCACGAGCTCCACCCCTCCTTCGCCGTGGAGCTGTTCGTCCGCGGCGACGAGGACGTCCGCGGGCGGGCGCTGACGAGCGACGGTGAGCTCCGGCGGACCCCTCTCGAGGACGGCGAGAGCTACCACTCGCCGACGGTGTTCCAGCTGAAGACGATGCTGTACCACGTCGGGATCCTCACCGAGCGGGGTCGCGAGCCCCATCGTCTCGACCCGACCGACGACGTCTGGGCGCTGCGGGAGTCGGTCTGAGCGCCAGGGTGTACGAGAAATCGTCGACTACGGGCGGTTCTGCGGTCCATACTTATTCCCTAGATCGTGACAGCGCTACCCATGTGCACGAACAGGGGCGCCGACGAACGCTGCGGGGGAACCGAATCGATCGATCCGAGGACCCGGAGCGGGACGGAAGCCGACGGAGCGCCCGGTCGATCGGGGGTGGCCCGATGACCGACGAGTATCCGATCGCGACGGGCGGCTCGTTCCCGGGCAAGGAGTGGATCCTGGCAGCGATAGAGCGGATGCTCGACGGCGACGCCGCGCTGACGATGGCAGAGCACTGCCGAGCGTTCGAGCGGGAGGTCGCCGACTCCGTCGGCCGCGAGCACGGGATCACGACCAACTCCTGTACCTCGGCTCTCGAGACGAGCCTGCGGGCCCTCGAGGACCGCGGCGAGGAGGTGATCGTCCCGATCCAGACGTTCGCCGCGAACGCCTCGTCGGTGCTGACCGCGGGCTACGAGCTCCGCTTCGCCGACATCGAGCCCGCGGACCACAACATTTCACTGGAGTCGGTCGCCGACAAGATTAGCGACGACACCGCGGCCGTCGTCGCCGTCCACTTCGCGGGTAACGTCTGCGAGCGAACCGCCGAGCTGCGAGAACTGTGCGAGGCCCACGACGCCGTCCTGATCGAGGACTGCTCGCACGCCCACGGCGCGACGATCGACGGCCGGCCCGCCGGGAGCATCGGCCACCTCGCTTGCTTCTCCTTCTATGCGACGAAAGTCCTGACGACCGGGGAGGGCGGCATGGTCCTGACCGACGACGACACCCTCGCCCGACGGGTGGCTGCCATCCGGAACCGCGGGCTCGATCCCGCGAGCGACGACGCCCGGTTTACGTTCCTCGGGAGCAACTACCGCCTCTCGGAGTTCGCGGCCGTCCTCGGGCGCAGCCAGCTCGAGCACGTCGACGAGTTCGTCGTCCACCGCAACGAGCTCGCCCGGAGCTACGACGATCGGCTCGCGGAACTCACAGCCGACGGGCTCGCCCGTCCGATTGCGCCGCCGTCGAACGTTCGCTCGAGCTACTGGCGCTACCCCGTCGCGCTCGCGAGCGGGCTGGACCGGGAGCGGATCCGGGACCGCCTCGCCGCAGACGGAATCACGATCGACTGGGCCTACGACCCGCCGCTGCACCGCCAGCCGTTCGTCACCGATCGGTACGACACCGACGGGGTCGCCCCAGAGGGGACCGCGGCGATGGGACGGCACATCTGTCTCCCGATCCACCGGGATCTCTCGCCCGAGGACGCGGCGTACGTCGGCGATCGGGTCGTCGAGACGATCCGGGAGGCAGCGCCGTCGGCGACGGTTGGCGCCAAGAGTCTCGACCGTCGGTAACCGCACCCGGGGATCGCGGGATTAGTCCTCGTTCTCCTCGTCGGGCTCCGCGTCGGTCTCGTCCTGGCGTGATTCGTCCTCAGGGATCTCCTCGGTCTTCTCCTCGTCGGTCGTCTCGTCAGTCATGGTATCGGTGCCACGCGACCGACGGTTCTGAACCTTCGCCCGGAGTGCGACGGGGCGTCCTCGAGGACGGATGGTTGGGGTTGCGTCCTCGAAAAGCGCCAGTGAACGGAAGAACGCGCTACGTCGCAGTCCCGGGACGAGGACGACGAGCTGAACGAGACCGGAACGTGTAAATACACTGTCTCAAGTTCCGCAACACCTGATTGATCGTTTTAATGGGAATTCGGTAGTAGGTGGCTCATGATCCGTGATTCCTCCTCGGGACGAATTCGGGCAGGATTGCGGGCCGTACTCCCTGCGGTTGTAACACTCGCGTTGATACTCGTCTGGCAACAGGGAGTCTCCCCGGTAGCGAGAATCGAGACGGATTCGTGGCTGGAGGCGATGAGCGTGATCAGTGTCGACAGTATCGGGTACGTAGTGGCGATTCTCGTTGCGCTGTGGGTGGCTAGTCGGCTTGATAGACGCCAGTATCGCGCCTTCGGCTTAGATGTCACTCGTCGCTGGCTCGGGAATTTTATTGTTGGGGTTGTGATTGGTCTCGGGGCGTTCCTGCTTTCGACATGGTATGCACAGTTCCGGGGAGTGATCGAGATAAGCTCGTTGCTGTCTGAAGTTTCGGTGGGTAGCCTCGAGGTGATGATTGTAACGGGCGTGATCGCATTCGGCGTGTCTTTTCTCATTCAGAACATCTTTGAAGAGATCGTTTACCGAGGGATTATGTTACAGAACTTTGCGGAGGGGCTCGTGGAGCGTGGCTTCTCACCGCTCTGGAGCATCCTGGTTGCAGCCCTCGGCAGTAGCGTGCTGTTCGGGGTGTTTCATATCCCGCTTCGAGGTATCGCTCCGTCGATCGATGCAGCCTTTGTTGGGCTTACGTTTGCGTTGGCGTACGTCCTCACGGGCAACTTGGGTCTCGCAATCGGGGTTCACTTCGGTCGCTTTCCGATCGAATTGCTGGTGGTTGGTGCTGCAGATCCCCTCGGGTTGTCTGCAGTGATTGAATTCACAGCCGCGGCACCAGATGTGGAACTTGTCCGTATGGGGCTTACTACGATAGCGATTCTCACGTGGGTGTACTTCGTCTACGGGGAGATTTCGATCGACAAAACTGTTTATCAGTAACCCGTTAGGCTCTGCCGTAGAATCCTTCCCACGGCCTTCAAAATGCAGCCCTTATACGAAAAGTATCATTTTGAGAGTTGCATAATACTGCTGTGCCACTGAATGTGCTAGTCAGTACCACAATAATGCTATCGGAATGTTTGGTTGTACGGAAGTATAAGACAGAGTCGACCTACAAGAGAGAACAGAACTGTCCCGCACCTAGTCCGTTATGGAACGGAATCAAATCATCAAAAGTGAGAACGCGTCCTATATACGCCGTCTGACGGATGTGGGTCGTTCCCTAACGGAACGAGCGCTCGGAAGGAGAATATCAAAAGAACGGTAAAAAGATTACCGTCATCTGTTGATTTTACCCGATGTACGCTTATAAAGCGGGCGCGACGGGAGTGAGCGAACGCACCGCGTTCGCGAGCTACGTCGCGCTCGCGAGACGAGTGAAACGAGCCGAGCGGGCGCGACGGGATTATGAACCACGGTTGGAGCAAAGCTCCTCCCTGATTCAAATCCCGTTTCCCGTCGCTGCCGCTCGCGAATTTGCTCGCGGCAGAACGACGGGCGCGACGGGATTTGAACCCGCGACATCAGGGTGAAAATAATACCGTGACGCCCTGTACCGTCGGAAAACGGGACACCAGACCCGTCCGATGCGGGTAACGGGAACCCCCTCTGCCGTGTCACGAGGAGCGATTCCAAAAATGGCACGAAACAGCGAACGTGAATACGAACACATCACACCCAGCGAAGCGTTAGAACTGTATCTCGAAGAGAAAGGACAGGAGTGTTCACCTGCAACGATCCGTAGCCATCGAAGCCGCCTGTCGCACTTCATTGACTGGTTCCAGCAGGAGACAGACTACACCCACGTTCACGAACTGGGTGGACTGGACATCCGACGATTCCGCAGTTGGCGGTTCACTGACCACAGTAACGACACGATCGCAACACAACTGGACACCCTACGCGTGTTCTGCAAATTCCTCAGGAACATCGACGCAATCGAACCAACGCTACCCGAGAAAGTAGAGTCACCAAACCGAGGAGGGCAGCGTAGCAACGAGATTACCGCAGAACGAGCGAAAAACATCCTCACCCACTTGGATCGATACCAGTACGCGTCCCTACAACATACCCTCACGCACTTGTTGTGGTGGTCTATGTGCAGGGTTGGGGCAGTTCACAGTATTGACCTCGATGATCTTGACCTCGAAGACGGCTACATCACGTTGGAACACCGACCGGAGACGGGTACTTCGTTGAAGAACCAGGGGGAGTCGGAGCGTACTATCAGTATCAACCGTGAAACGTGCCAAATCCTACGCGACTACATCGATCAGACACGCCCCGAAGTGACGGATGATTACGACCGCGAACCATTACTCGCCAGCAAGTACGGCAGATATCATAGGAATACTCTGCGCAATCACGTGTACGCAGTTACTCGGCCGTGTCTTGTTCGGAACTGTCCTCACGAGGAAGATCCAGAGACTTGCGAGGCTGCTCAGACCAACAATGATGCGTGTAAATGCGACTCCTCTGAAAGCACTCACGCAATCAGACGAGGGAGTATCAGTTGGCATCTTCGAGAGGAAACGGGGAAGCAAACAGTGTCGGATAGGGCGGATGTTTCCCCATCCGTGATTGACGAACACTACTCAACACTATCTGACACCGAGAAGGCTGACGTAAGGCGAGAGCAATTACCAGACTCGCTATAACTACTCTTTCGTGTTCCTTCTCGACAAGACACAGATATATTCCACGCCCTAGTTGTGGAATTAACCCCTTTATCCAGTGTTTTCTTGTCCTTCAAGGTCTGAAGTGCCGAAAATCGAAAAAAGCACAGAGTTTAAACATAATGTCCACACATCCTATCAATAGACGTCAACAGACGCGAAATGTCGACGTCCAAAGACAGGCAAAAAGCCATACACGGCCGAGACGAGCGATGAAATATCAGTAGTTAGGTATGAGACTGCGTAGATGAATCAACCGCCGAATAGCAGCCGCTATCGAAAACACAAAGAATGAACAACAAGACTGTGTGCGAATCGAATATCGAGTTGTACAGCCTAAAAATTAACGACCGAATCAAAACCGGGGTGGTCAGCGATGAGTGACGTAGACCCGCGACTCCGCGTCTTCGTCGACCTGTTCAACCTCGCCTACCCCGACTGGAACCCGCCGACAGGGTCTAACCTGAAACCCGAACACGTTGACTTCCACGACAATCTGACGTCCGTCAACGGAAGCCTCGGTGTGACGAGTAATGGAGAAGTGATTTACCGGGTGAACACTGGAAAGTGGAGGAGTTGGGACGTAAACCGACGTCTCAAGTTGGTTATCCACGAACTCGGGCACGTTAAGCATCAGAACCACTCGCCCGACTTCTGGAACCGAGTCGTCGAAATCTACCACACCTTCCACGAACACAAAGACGAGGTGGACGACATCATTGCCGGTGACATCGACTGGTCGGAAGTTCGCGAACACCTCGTAAACAACCCGACTAACCGTATGGTGGATAACCGGGTTGAAACTGCCTACGAGCGCCAGTTGAAATTGGCAGATGAACTTGGATATCCGGAAGACGATATTCCGCCGTTCGACGAGATGGAGATCCTTCGCGTTCGTCGTGATTCGCCGGATGAGACCTTCGTCGAACCGAAGAATCTTGTGTGGGAGAGACACGACATTGACGATCTTGTTACTTACTTCCGGTCGCCTAACCGCGAAGGGATCAGGTACAATAACGGTTCGTACCGTGTTGATCCGCCGAAAGGTGTGGAAGTTGAACCCGGGCACATTCAGGTCGTGGAGGGACACAAGCGGGCGGAGATTCTCTTCCACACGCACCTCAAGCAGAGTTTCCGGTCGAGGGTGTTGGTTCGGTTGGTTGATGATGAGGATGTGGGTGGTGATGCGGCTGTCGCTGACGACTAACTAACCCACTCCATCCCCGGCGTAACAACTATCACATTACTGGATAAACCAACACCAGTGATCGAAGCAGTGTTGGAGTGGCTAACCAGCGTTCCAGTGGCTATCTGGGGCAGCATCATCGCAGGCACAATGACACTGATTGGTGTTCTTCTTGGCCAATACCTGCTGGAACGTCGTCGGGAGCGTCAAAAAGAAGAGGAATTGGAAGCGTTCCGTGACGCGTTAATCGTTGAGCTGCGGGCGTACGACGATGTTCTGAAAGAGTTGTTGTACGCAAAGTACGATATGGATAAATTCAGAGAGGAAAAATACGCACTAACCGACGAGCAATACTCAGAAGTCTTTGAGTCAGATCCGCACGCCAGGCTGACAATGTACGTTTCTACAGGTAATAGTCGATCGTTTTCTGACGAAATATTCAGATCGAATGCAGACAAAATAGGTGAATTAGATACGAAGACTGCTCGGATCGTGTTGCAAGCATATGATCAGATGAGACAGCTGGATAGTGCATTGGAAAATCTCTCCGACTCCATTACCTTTGAAGAGTTGATGCTGATCGATTCAGACGTGGATTGGGAGTCTGGTGCTGGGCTAGATCCGGAGGTGATTCATCGTCGAGTAGAAGTTGAGGGGCAAATAACTCCTGCCATTCTTTCTCAAAAGTATGCGATTGGGGTCTTGGATGAGGATGAGATTACGAAAGATGATAGAGAGCTTGTCGTATTTGCGCATCAGCATAGTGATCCAAAGTCAGAGCAACAGGCAGAAACGAAGCAGTTCCTTGAATCGTATATGGATGAATACGATCTGTCTTCACCAGCAGAGACCGTTGAACACAATCACGGTGCGAAGGAAACTGAATCGCGGAGTGTTATAGAACGTTTCCGTTCAAAGTTTAGTTGGAGCGATTGATGCGATATCCTTCACGGTGATACTCTTCAACTCCACTGCCACCGTCGGGTAGTACAGGCTTCACGCCCTCGTATTCCCGGCGACTTAACTCGAACCGGAGTGTGTGGTCTGGCTTCACTACTTGCCGTCCACTACTATTGCAGGACTTGCATCGGTAGGTTTCCACGGCCGCGTATCCCTGGGGTGTGCGGGCGCGTGCAGTCCACCAGACTGGGCTGCTACACGACTTGCATCTCAGGAATTGGTGTTTCCGGGCGCCTCGGATGGGTTCGTTTAGTGCTTTCATTCCTGATCACCGGTCAGTTCAACCGAACCGTCACGGTGAACCAGAAGCTCGATGAATAGCTCATACTCGTCAGAGAAATCCTCTCTGAGTCTCCCTTCCTCAACCCCGGTTGTCTCAGATACCAGTCGTCGGATGTCGGGCCGTGGAGCGTAATGGACTCTGATCGGCCAGTCAACATCCTCCACAGTCTTCTCGTTCCATTCTTCGCCACAGCCAGGGCAGTAGAACGGTTGTCTGTAATCTCCGTAACCCCAACCGCAGTTAGCGCACTTCATTGCTGATCACCCTCGTCTTCGAGGCGGCGTGCTGCTGGTAGGATCCACGAAGGCGTTTCAACAGGCTCAGCATCTAATTCGACGTCGAACGTTTCGCGGAGTTCAGTGTGACCTTCGATGATTGTACTGTCAGGGCGTTCAACGACTTCTTTGACGCGATCAGTACCCCAGTCCACGCTAGTGACAAATCCAAAGTCGTCGTACCTTTCTGGCAGTCGTACTGCCATTATCACCTTACCTTCACGTGTGTAAACTTCAAAGTCAACATCGTCAGTGCCTTCCGGCGTGTCTATCCCAACCGTGATATCTGCGTCTAATTCACCCAGGAATACTGGCAGTGCAGTGTCCACTGGATTTCCTATTGTTGTGTGTAGTTCGTTTCGTAGTTCGTCGATTTCTCGTTTCATATTTCGTTCAATCTTGTCTTGTTGGTTTTGTGTCGTTTCTCTCGTCAATCACCTCGTTTTGGCTTCCTGTGTCGTCGAAGGGCGTGCCAAAGGGAGTCGAACCCTGCACCCCGCTATGGGGTGGCCAACACACGCTAACTGTTTTGACAAACGGTTCTCAGTGACAGTGCGTTCTATTCCGTTCAACGTCTCCCTCCGGGGTAGCGTAGTACGTCACGTGATCAATGTCGCACTCAGCTGCACTACCATCACACATCGTAGTTTCTGTCACGATCTCCAGCCGTTCACCCGTCTGCTCAGCCTGCTCGAACGCTTCCAACACTTCGTCTGCCGTTGCACCACCAACAGAGCGTACACCAGGGTACTGCTCGCACACTTCGCTCCAACGCTCTGCCTCCCGATCCTCAGCTTCCTTCTCCTCGACTCGTTCCGCGACTCGCTCTTCCAGTTCCTCAGCAGTGAACACATCACCTTCAGAGAACCCGTCTTCATCGCTTACGTCGGGATATCCATCTGCAGCTCCGTACTCATCAATCAATGAATCGATGAGTCGTTCTTCGCTATGCGTCAGGTACACGTCCATTTTGTTCGCCTTCAACACGGGGTTTTCGTGGTGGTATTTGGTACGCCATCCGGTAGTGTACTCGTGTTTTTCGACGCGCATACACAGTGGTTGGTTTTCTACCCATTCAGCTGCTGACTCTTTCCATTCGTCGTACTCGTCGGAAATAGACTGTACGCGTCTGTAAACGTCATCTGGGATTTTGATGCACGCTACTTGACGTTCACCGTCTATGGGGACTGTGTCGCACGTTTCGAGTATCTTCCCGTACTCGTCGTCGTCTTTGAGTTTTACCCTGTTAGCGAACTCGTGTTTTCCAGTAGACGTTACTCTGATCCTGTTTCCGTGGTGTTCGATGTCTACTGTGTACCCGTCTTTTTCGACTGTCAGTTCTACCGTTTCTGGTGGTTCTTCGGGGTAGTCGTCTGCAGTAACGCTCTCAAACTCGGGTTCTTCTCCTCCGTCAGTCATCACAACAGTTTCAGCAGATCCTGATTCAGCGTCCACAGATGGTACTTCGCTGATCTGCACAATACGGCCGTCGCACATCTTCACACTGTCACGCAGTTCTCCATCATCATCGAGGAGTTGGCTGGCGTAGACTGTGATGCCGTCTACTTCGTACGTTTCATCGTTTGCGACTGCTTCACGTGCTTCATTTTCGGAGACTTCGATTACTCGTGCGTTCTCTTCCCCACCATCTTCTTCTTCTTCGTCGAAGGAGACTTCGAGTTCCTCAACGAGTTCCCGTACTTCAATGGGAGATGCTGCGGGCGTTGTGATGTCGCCGTCACGGGTTACGTCGCACGTCCAGGTGTGGGTGTGTGTGATTTCGTGTTCTTCGTTGTTCCAGCTGTCGTATTCTCGTACGTTTTCTCGCACTTCGATGGTTACGGTGTTGTTCGCGATCGTCACTTCAGCGACTTCTAGGTCTTCAGTTAGGGCGGCAAGGTCGATGTCGTTATTGTTTGCTGACATCAATAATTAGTAAGATAGGGTTTTACTTAAACCCCTCGCTAAACAAGGTTGTTTGAGTGAGGGTGTGTTAATTCACACCAACTTCATCCAACAACCCATCCACAACATCATCCGCAACCTGCTCAAAATCACCCTCTGCAACCATCACATCGATCACATCCCTGGGGTCTCTATCATTTTCAGCCATCTCAAACTTCACGTACGGGATTAATTCGAATACGAGATTATCAACACTGATCTCCCCCGATTTATCAACGAACGTGAAATTATCGTGTTCGTAATTAGTACACCATACCACGTACTCTTCCCCGGAATCGTACACGATGAGGTATGGTCGGTAATGGGGTTGATGGAACCCTGGCCGATCTCCGACTGCTATCGTCAACAGGTTCGTTAGACCCGACTCGTCTCC
This genomic window from Natronococcus occultus SP4 contains:
- a CDS encoding DegT/DnrJ/EryC1/StrS family aminotransferase, whose product is MHEQGRRRTLRGNRIDRSEDPERDGSRRSARSIGGGPMTDEYPIATGGSFPGKEWILAAIERMLDGDAALTMAEHCRAFEREVADSVGREHGITTNSCTSALETSLRALEDRGEEVIVPIQTFAANASSVLTAGYELRFADIEPADHNISLESVADKISDDTAAVVAVHFAGNVCERTAELRELCEAHDAVLIEDCSHAHGATIDGRPAGSIGHLACFSFYATKVLTTGEGGMVLTDDDTLARRVAAIRNRGLDPASDDARFTFLGSNYRLSEFAAVLGRSQLEHVDEFVVHRNELARSYDDRLAELTADGLARPIAPPSNVRSSYWRYPVALASGLDRERIRDRLAADGITIDWAYDPPLHRQPFVTDRYDTDGVAPEGTAAMGRHICLPIHRDLSPEDAAYVGDRVVETIREAAPSATVGAKSLDRR
- a CDS encoding CPBP family intramembrane glutamic endopeptidase, translated to MIRDSSSGRIRAGLRAVLPAVVTLALILVWQQGVSPVARIETDSWLEAMSVISVDSIGYVVAILVALWVASRLDRRQYRAFGLDVTRRWLGNFIVGVVIGLGAFLLSTWYAQFRGVIEISSLLSEVSVGSLEVMIVTGVIAFGVSFLIQNIFEEIVYRGIMLQNFAEGLVERGFSPLWSILVAALGSSVLFGVFHIPLRGIAPSIDAAFVGLTFALAYVLTGNLGLAIGVHFGRFPIELLVVGAADPLGLSAVIEFTAAAPDVELVRMGLTTIAILTWVYFVYGEISIDKTVYQ
- a CDS encoding tyrosine-type recombinase/integrase, which encodes MARNSEREYEHITPSEALELYLEEKGQECSPATIRSHRSRLSHFIDWFQQETDYTHVHELGGLDIRRFRSWRFTDHSNDTIATQLDTLRVFCKFLRNIDAIEPTLPEKVESPNRGGQRSNEITAERAKNILTHLDRYQYASLQHTLTHLLWWSMCRVGAVHSIDLDDLDLEDGYITLEHRPETGTSLKNQGESERTISINRETCQILRDYIDQTRPEVTDDYDREPLLASKYGRYHRNTLRNHVYAVTRPCLVRNCPHEEDPETCEAAQTNNDACKCDSSESTHAIRRGSISWHLREETGKQTVSDRADVSPSVIDEHYSTLSDTEKADVRREQLPDSL
- a CDS encoding YgjP-like metallopeptidase domain-containing protein, which produces MSDVDPRLRVFVDLFNLAYPDWNPPTGSNLKPEHVDFHDNLTSVNGSLGVTSNGEVIYRVNTGKWRSWDVNRRLKLVIHELGHVKHQNHSPDFWNRVVEIYHTFHEHKDEVDDIIAGDIDWSEVREHLVNNPTNRMVDNRVETAYERQLKLADELGYPEDDIPPFDEMEILRVRRDSPDETFVEPKNLVWERHDIDDLVTYFRSPNREGIRYNNGSYRVDPPKGVEVEPGHIQVVEGHKRAEILFHTHLKQSFRSRVLVRLVDDEDVGGDAAVADD